The nucleotide window GTTGCCTGGCAGCGCGTATTTTTCGGTTGGCCATTATTGAGAGAATTGCTTCTCCAACGTAGCTGAGGTGGTGGTTGTTGATTGTTAAGATGCTGTTTGCTAACTTGGATATGATCTTGACTTCTTGTACCCTGGGAACCCCATGTTGACTGGGGGTCTTTAGAAGGTGCTCTACCaactttttcttggctttcttctttatttccttttcttccttcttcatcttttGGAATTCTCAGCTCAATAACCTCATCTTCTGTTATAATAATATGTGTCCCAGGACTCCAAGAGTTTCTATGTTTAGGATTGCTCTTAAAGGGGAAACGGGGCTTCCGGTTCTCAGGAGGGATGAACCTGTGGGGTACATTCTGCCGACGAAGCTGTTTTGTTATCTCCTGCTGTTGCAGGTTCTTAAAACGGATTTGCTCTTGCCTCATCCAGCGTAGACGCCCACGTCTAAAAGCTGGATCCCCATTCATCAGCTGGGAAACACGTTCTTCTTTGCCAAGGTCTCCACTTTCTCCTTTATTGACTCCATTATCAGAGATGCTGTTAGCACCAGCACCAAGAGgctcttttgttttctgatttccttGGCTTTTTTGTTCCTGAGAGCCAATCAATGGCAAGACTTTCTCCATTTTGagcattttatttcttaagactTTGATCTCTTCATCTTTCATATTATTCTGCTTTTTGACTTCTTGCAGAATATCTTCCAGCTTGTCTATGTGAACCTTGAGGTCATCCACATCTGTCCCAGCTTTCCCAGTGGCCATCACATCTTCCATCTTCTCATCCCCTACCCCAACAGTGTCCCAGACATCCCTGGCCACTGCCCTCCAAGAGTCCCGCTCATTGGGATCTTTCTTCCCATACATGGCGCAAAGTTCTTTCATTTTAACAATGGCCAAGGCTTCGATCTCCTGTCGACTGTGCCTAAAATCGTTGAGGGCAACTTCATAACAAATTTCTTTAACAGCCTGAATCTTAAGATCTGAGATGGTGACCCACTTGGAATCTTTACTCAGACGCCTTCTTTGAGGGATCTGATACATTTTAATCGGTTCTCGTTTCTTTCCACTGCTGGGGAGGCCACACTTTTTAACAATGGTTTGTAACTTGCTGGGAGGTAGCTTTTCTCTCAGAGAAGTAATAAGTTTCCAGCTCTCTTCACAGGACCTCTTGTCAGAATCGTCCCCGCTATCAGAATCCGCgtcctttggaaaaacaaaataaaaaaatggcccccaaataaccaaaattaaaatgtaaaaaaggaaaattgaagaaaaaacaagcaaaatgccttaaccaaatttaaaaaataaaacaaaatactaaaaaacaaattaaaaaaaactaaaaatcaaaacaaaacctagATGGGGAGGTCTACTAAGACTTCTGTATAGGTAGATTACTAGTAATTAAAGATGCTGGTATTCCTGATCCAAATACTTTCTGAGGTAAATGAAGCATATTACTGGAGGGTTGACAGCCTCTCACTCTAGTCACGTGAACTAGTGTGAGATAACCCTTCCATCATACCCAAAAACATGTAAAGCCCACGTCCCACACATGCTAACAACATGCAGCCGTTTCCCCACATTTGCCTTGGTTATTGCTGTTGCTTCTTCCAGAATCTCTTCCCCAAGAGTGAGCACGGATGCCACACAAAGATGTGACGAGCAGGCAGATTAACAAAGGTTAGTAAAACTGCAGGATGCCAAGTTTTGTTTAGCTTTACTAAAGTGAGCAACCCTAGgaaaaagttagaagaaagtagagaaagaagcGAACAGAGACGATGTTAAAAGTGCCAAGAATTCCTATTTGCAGAACATAAAGGTTCTAATCAACCACATTCCCTTTTCTGTTGGATGGGGGGATTTTGAACTAATCCTTCTAGAAGCAGATACTGGATTTGCCCTTTTCTTTTGCATAGTAAATTAATCCACTTCATTTGTACATTAAAGTTTGTTACTCTGAGACcaacaaagcattttaaaaagggATAAtgggctatttttatttttacacaatgAAATCAATAATAACCTTCCTCTAAAGTTTTGAAGTTactagaataaaaattaaattaaatataatttaaaaattcctaagtaacagtgtattttaaactttttccTTGGGAGAGGGTGTTTGGGCCTTGTATATGCTAAACAAGCACTCCACAATTCTAGTTTAACAGAGTATTTCAGAAGCTAGGCTTCGGAGTTCACACCTAGAGTCTTAACACATGGGAGtctgagactggaggattgctacaagttccaggacaacctgggcttAGTAGACAAGACTGCTtccaacaaaaaaaccaaccaacaaaaattCTACAGACAAAATGATTCATGTTTTCTACCTAGAAAACTTCTGCTTGGGGActgtcaccttttttttttttttttaattcaatatgccaggttttttttttttaaactttatttaactttatttcatgcgcATTGGTAGAACGATatcagattctctgaaactggagttacagacatctgcgagctgccatgtgggggctgggaactgaacccgggtcctctggaggaacagtcagtgcttttaaccactgagccatcctcacCAGCCCGGAGACTTTCACTTTTAAGTGGAAACGCTGCcaacaaacataaagaaaagagtcTGGCTCTGTGACGTGGACACACTTGGGCTGTCTTTCAGTTATCTGAGCTACAGTATTACTTCTTTCCAAAATGCAAGGCAAAAAATTTAAACCTAGGCTTAAACTAGTGAACTGGCATCACAAGACGATTTCATTTTCAGTGTACCCTGTGCAGGCCTGGGGCCCAATGAGACCCAGATTCACATGGTTCTCCTCCCCCAGGTTAGAGAGAGACGTGACTCCATGCCTGGGTTTTACACGGGTGCGGGGGAGAGCCACAGACAAGTCCTCAGGTTTGTACAGTAAAGCCTTTGCTCATGGCAGCCTCTTGTCCCTCTTCTCCTTTTTAGTTTAAACCAGCAGAGCGGTGGGAGCTTTAAGTGGAGTTCAGTGCCAGCGTGCTCGCCTAGAAGGCTAATCCTGTGTGTGCACGAGTGCCCAGAGAGAAGGTCCAAGGACAATGTTCTGAGCTCACGAGTTCAGCTAGGCTGGCCGGTCCCTGAACTTTAGAGATACACCTATCTACCTGCCTAGTTGCCACGCCCGGCTCTTTCCTTGAGTTctggaaactgaagtcaggtctctACGTTTGTGTAGCAGCTACTCTACTGAGTGAGTCACCTCCCCAACTTCAAGACATCAGTAGATAAGAGTAAAAAGCATGTCTGGCTTgaatggtgtatgtgtatatatacacacactcaatttATAGAATACAACTTTCCTTTGATTCTTCTACAGAACTATCACCCTTTTTCTTGGCTGTTTTTTTTATAACTGCTTAGGAATAAAATGACTATTActgaatataaaaaataacaacTGTTCTAATCATTACTTAAGTGTCATACTTGAGAAATAACAAATACCTTTTAAACTCTAAATTGAAATATAATAGTTTGTATAAGTTCAAAAGTTCAAATCAAACAATTGTATTTTTCCCTCGTCACTAATGATCTATCTACCATCATTATACAGCGAGTGCCCGCTGAAAAgtcccacacatgcacatacgtaaacgagaaagagacaggaaggataAAAGACACCAGGTGTAAAAAGCACTAACTAAAAGGGAGTGCTCAGAAACATAAGAGTGAGGTGCATTTCGGGAGCTATCATTACAGAAAAGTCCTCAAttccaattttaaaaacttatgaaATGTatctatgcatgcatgtgcatgtatactCGTGCATTTGAAAGCCTGCTAAtaccatggtacatgtgtggaaGCTGGAGACAAATGCATGAAGGaactttctccttccaccatgtgggttccggaGGTGAAATTCAGCTCTTAGTTTGATGGCAAGcaccattacccactgagccatcctgtggACTCGGAATTCCAATTTTTAATGTTGTCactatgtttaaaaattatagaattaAATGTTTGATGATAATTGCTATCTaaaaaacatgaatattttaataaaatatttaatgaaactACTTCATATCCTCTGAATCTTTATCCTTCTGTATTGGTCAACATAGAGAATCATGAAAAGCATATTTTCCACCAGTATTGTTAGATAATCATAGGCTACAAGTGTTAGATATCAGTTCCTCTCAAAGTCAAGAATCTTAAGCGAGATTTATGAATGGAAAGCAACTTCCTTGCCACTAGGGAGCTGTACTTACTATCCTAGGTTACCATTAGATACACAGAACAAATGACAACCAGAACCTCATTACCTGCAGACTATTGATGGCCCCCTAAAAACCAACACTAAGAACATCTTAAAGACAATTTACTTTCTCTTTATTAGtatctctttctctattcctccctgccttcttctCTGTCCTCAGAACTGAATGCTAGGTAATCCCTGTCCTTCTGAACCACCCCCTACCCTTTCCAGCTCCTTTGTTTTAGATTTGAAGGCAGCGCCTTGCTGAACTATGCAAACTTTACTATAAACTCagggtcctcttgcctcagccttgtAGGAGCTGGATTCAGTTGTGACACCACATTGGGCTCTGTCAGTGTTTTTATCTCAAGGCATAACATGGTGACGGACCGCACCAGACACAGTTACTCTGGGACGCCTGTGCACTCAGTGTGTTCCCAAGGCCATTCGCATGTTATCACCTGGGAACGTCTGAGAAGCTCAGAACTGCAGATTCCACCCTCAGACCTAAATCACTAcctatattttaaacatatgccCAGTGACCAAGAAGCACAGACATAAGTTAGAAGACTATGTAAGGCCACTACAgaggtaaatttttaaaatgtgcgcATGCACATCAACATCGTTTTCAGTCCTGATCCCAACCATAAACTGAAGGCGACGTTATACACTTCATTTACATACACATCTACCAGAGCTGCTGTGAGGGTCAAGATGACAGACATTAAAGCTCTCTGTAAATTACAAAGCAACATACATTCAAATGGAAGACACTACTGTTAATAAACAGTGCTCGTGACGCCTTTCCACTTTGATGTCTCCGACCATGAGGAGTGCTATTAGAGCACACTATGATTACGATGAAAGGCCCCTTCATGGCCAAAGCTTTCAAGCCCTAGCCGTAAAGCCAAAGCCAAGGAAGCTACCAGAGCTACTCTTCCTGTAACACTGATATTACCTTGTTCCAAACACTTAATTTATTCTTCCAATCCATATTTTTGAGGGCCTCACTATAATTTTGAAGACAGTAAGTTAAGAACCAAGTGCTCTGACAAAGGCTTTTACTTAGCATCTTGGCTTTCATGGGCCGCAGGCAATGGTTTTCCAGCAGAACAGAGTGGCATGCGGCTGTAACTTATACGTTATACTTCATGAtaagggaagaagtcaaagttcTCCTCCCTGATCTCGCATTAATGCCccctgttgctgttgttttttaaagGGTAACTTCTTAAGCGGTATCAATTGTATTCAGTCCCTCTTTGTAATTCTggaagtcctggaactcagtaggtagaccaggctggccctgaactgagaaatcctcctgcctctacctccctagtgctgggattaaagccgtgcaccaccaccacatccagcactACTGAACTTCTTACTATCAGAGCTTTATGGCTggctttaaatattaaaatccaCTAAGAGCAATTTATTCATAagacatttttataaaacttgGGAAACCAATTATCATCACAAAATCCTAACCTGTTATAGCTGGGATGGGCAACTGACTTTCCAACTGTCCACCCGAATCCTTTCTCAACCCAGAGCAAGGAGGTGAGCCTGTCTGAGATGGCTGTGCAGCCCCCACCACACTGCAGCACCAAAGCCACTGAGAACCTCCCTGAGAATTCAGACTCATGCAGGGGAACAGAAGAGGATTAACACATGCAACTGTGCAGCAACACTTTTAGACAcagtttaactttaaaaaaacaaaaaacaatctgCCCAGCACAAGAACAATCCCATGTCAGCCTAAGAGCAGAGAATTAGTACTATCAAGTGgccagaaacaaaaccaaggcaAACTCCCACCAAATTCAATATTCAGTTATTATCATCCAAAAAACCGCTGTTGGAACACATCTATAAAGCGCTACCAAAGGGCAAAGGTATCATCAAAGCTCTCATTATTTCTTCCTGATTGTGACAGAAGATCTAATGTTAAGAAATAAAAGGTACAAAATAGTACCCTACAGATGTTGTCCAGACCCAGATTGCCAGAAGATAACACGACAGTTCATTAAGAAAATGACAGTTAATGTGTGACACCAATGAGAGCTTGCTAGAAGGTGTGAGAGCCAACTGCCCTTCCCAATAGTTATAGCTCAGGACAGATTCCTACCAGTCTTTGCTGCTCCAGAAGAAGGtcagcttcctccttctcctttttgtaTAGGATCTCCATTTCCTGGagcctagaaacaaaacaaacaacttctAGACAAAATACCAAAAGAGAGTATGCTGTGAAATCCCCAAGCTGTCGCTGTGAAAGCCACTATGTGCTCCAAACATCACCCAGGCTGCACAACACTTATGGGTTACCTTTTCTCCATCTCCTGTTTCATATCGATCCCTTGCTTTTCGAGGAGCTCTCTCTGAGCAAATGTCCAGTCCACAGGCTCAGAGGGGGTCTCGGCAGAGGGAGTCTTCTCCCGCTCAGCCCGTGCTTGCTCAGGGTGGTTGAAACGAAAAACGTGGTTTTTACCCATGATGATACGGTTCCctataacaaaacagaaataggaacaaaaatgtatttgttttgtagTGCTGTGAGTCAAATCCAGGACCCTGTGTATACTAGCAAATGTGTTTATCACTCAGCTATAGCCCCAGttccaaagaatcaatttttAATGAATAGTATCTAGGAGGTCAAGGCAAGAGATTTACAACTTTGAGGCCATCCCAGGCTATACAGTGAaaatctatctcaaaaacagaaatacaatTTCACTCTCTTAATCTAAGACTACAGACACTCAGCTGGGTGTGATGATCCACccattaaatcccagcactcgggaagcaccAACACGGTTTTATACGcactgtgaattccaggccaacaagagctacttagtgagaccccgtctcaaggacaacaaaaacaaacaaaacaatcaaacaagcaagcaacaacagaaacaatggATTCTAGATAACCTTGGCCTTTAGATAAAGAGCCGAGGTCAGTTGCTCACACAAGCCACACTCGTTGCTGAGGACTTCAGACCCTCCTCAGGCTCACCTGAGCGCAGCTGCACAGGCTGGGCCACCCTCTTGCCATTCACATATGTTTCAGAGCGCTCACAGGGCTCTAAGGTCACGATAACTAGGAAGAATACAAACTGACATTAATATCATAAACTACTGCAATCAAACCATGAAAAGTGGTCACTATCAGGACTCATGGAAAATATTAATCCTGATAAAGTATGATACAGCAGAAATCTTAAGTATTTAGCATTTTAGCCGATGAAGAAGTCAGTGCCTAGCACAAAATCCATTAGTCAGCTGCTGGCCTGTTCATGAACTGGGTTGTGTTGGGAACTCACCTAAGATTGACTTTCTCTTCCctttaagacaaaaataatttCTACTAGATTAATATTAATGACTCTTCAGTTCTCCCATTATCTATCTAGTATAGTTATTTTTCTCTTACTCCCTACTAAATAGCTAACACTCAGACCCAGTCTAACTGCCCGCATCCTGCTCATCCCTTGGCAGGTAACAAAGGGCTCCTTTTGCCTAGCCATTTTCATGCTAAGGAGCCACATCTGCCCTGGCATTTATAAACATCACAGGCTCTCCATTTCTCAATATTTTGTTGATAAAAAAATTTTACTAACAGAGATAGGAAATGCTAAGTCTCAAGGATTTTGAGTACTCCAGAGGAAAAGGTGCTTGAGAAATTAAAACACAAGACTCTCACCTTCACCAGTGCTGTTCCTCTCACTCCGAAAGATACAATGCTCTTCTTTAATGTGGGCCCCGCTCAGCACTATGTCCTGGCGCCGCTCAGCATCGGCTTGGCCAACCCTGAACAAGGGAAAAGTGTTTCCCAGGGAAATTCAGACACAAAAAAGCCCTTAGAAACAATGAACTGCTTCCCCCAAAGAGCATCTTGGATACACACGAAAACACACTGCTTTGTACAGCCCATCTCCCAACTACAAGTTCTACTCTCAAGGAAGACGAACCTCCTTACAAGATCAGCACACTGATGTGTTCACACACCATAGGGAAACAGGGCAAACCAAGTTCTCTAGTGAACCTATCTGTGTCACTACAGGGTAATTTTCATTCAGGTTCTTCAAGAGGGAAACTACATCCTAACTGGTTCTACTTAAAACTGGGAACAGAAGAGAAGGTAATTTCTAATCacttaagaaagaagaaatagcagATTCCTACAATTTTTAGACAATTTCCCTTAGTTATTAATTatctagaagaaaagaaaatattaagtggCTCAAACTAGAAGTAAATTACCTTGTAATCCCATCTTTGATATAATAAAGCAGACACTCCGACATTAGTGGGTCTTCATTGAGGTTAACAAGATGAGGTGTCTGAAAAAGTTTACAGATTATCAGTTTGGGGCAGAATCCATGAGACAGCTGTGTAGCAGGAATACACAGGAGGCCTAAAAGCTTTTCAGATTCTCCACAGTACCTGGAGGAAAAGGATCAATAAAAGTCCTAcgtgtagccgggcagtggtggcgcatgcctttaatcccagcacttgggaggcagaggcaggtggatctctggaagttcgaggccagccggttctacaagagctagttccaggacgggcaccaaagctacagagaaaccctgtctcgaaaataccaagaaaaaaaaaaagtcctacgTGTAATGCtgtaactaataaaaaaaaaaaaaagcatgctctATAGGTCTCCTCAAATTAGACTACCACATCCTGTTTAAGAACGTGattctgctgggcatggtggcacacacctttaatcctagcattctggaggaagagacagtTGAATTCTCAAGGCCGGCCTGATCTACACAGTTTCGGGCCAATCAGGACTAagtagtgaaaccctgtttcagaaaatagaataaaataaaataaaaataaaaggaaaaataaaaatgaggttggagctgggcggtagtggcgcatgcctttaatcccagcactggggaggcagaggcaggcggatctctgcaagttcgaggccagcctggtctacaagagctagttccaggataggctccaaagtaacacaaaaaccctgtctcgaaaaaccaaaaaaataaaataaacaaataaagaaaaatggggttggagacatagctcagtgggtaagaccaCTGTTTGTTCCTCCAGGGCAACTGATCAGTGATCTAATGATCTCAGCTGGCCCGTGGACATTAGGCATGAACTTGGCACTCAGAACATACACAGGTCAAACAGAAACGTAAAAAAGGGAATACGAGCTCTGAAATTAAGAAGacccacttttcttttttaagtgtgtgtgtgtgtgtgtgtgtgtgtgtgtgtgtgtgtgtaagaggggggggaggtagagagaatataaattaatagatgTAGGGGCCataaaagggcattggatcctctagcacaatggttctcagccttcctaacgctgcgaccctttaatacggtccttatgttatggtgacccccaaccatgaaactatttccattgctacttacttcatcactgtaattttgctatgatcatgaaccataatgtaaacctctgtgtttcccaatggtcttaggtgaccctgtgaGAAAGGGTCCGTCGACCACCAAAGGGGCAGAGACCTGAGACCTACTGCtctagttgtgagctgcccagcaggTTCAGGAACCACActggggtcctctgaagagcCACAGGTGCTCTTAGTCACTGATCCATCTCTAACACCAAGTTATTTGTTGTTTTCATCAAGCATTTGTTTTGTCTGTATGGATGTacgtgtgctgtatgtgtgtgcatgtacatgtgtcaCAAAAGGCACATGGAAACCAAAGGACAGCTTGAGGaaggtggttctctccttctgtcttgtgGGCTcaggggttcaaactcaggctgtctgCTTAGTGGCAAGCACCGTCATTGATGAGCTGAAGCCCAGATCCTCACAAGGACACAGCATCGTGAACACAAAGGGGTGAGTTAAATATAGTCTTTGAAAATACCCAGATTAAAGGTCTTAAAacacccaggtggtggtggcgcacacccttattcccagcacctgggaggcagaggcagaggcagttcctgggcagcctggtctatagagtgggttccagaacagccagggctatatctCTCGAAAGAAATCAAAACTCTTAAAacagatttttcatttttactaaaaTAGCCATACCCTTGAAGTTCCCCTACTGTAAGTTTATGGCCCTACTTATTGTCTTTACTAGTATTtaccttaccaaaaaaaaaaattaaagttactaAGAGGCAACCACATAAACATCTAAAAGTATTCTTCATCTAAcactaaatatttctaaaaatcttaaaaaccacCCTTcttaggtgatgtgggagtctcatatatcaatctgttgatttcattggttaagtaataaacaaactgcttgggctcatagcttagaacataggtgggtggagtaaacagaacagaatgctgggaggaagaggaagtgagataagacacctcagacagagacgccatgctccgctctcccagacagacgcgattcagctccgacccaggatggacgtaggctagaatcttcccggtaagcgcaccttgggtgcaacacagatgattagaaatgggctaaattaaaatgtgagaattagcctggaagaggctagatagaaatgggccaagcagtgtttaaaagaatacagtgtccgtgtaattatttcgggcataagctagcaggcggccaggggggctggggacacagccccgccactttTATCACTACACTTAGGTAAAAAGCTCTCATAGGAATCAAAAAATAAGTCGCATGGCCTTGGGGCCAACATCTACTCCACACAGTGCAGGCGAACACGGAaggctggaagagcagtcagatgAGCGGTGAGGAAAAGGGACTGCCGAGGGCGTCTAAAGGGAATGAAAGAGTCGCctgcatcttcaccagcttttACTTTCTGATCCAAGAACTGGACTGCTCAGAAAGAGTCAAAGTCGGCTATGGGCAGCAttccttttgtttgatttttgtttttgtgagacgggttcctctgtgtaaccctggttatcttggaactttctctgtagacccaggctagccttagagatccacctgcctctgtttccccagtgctgggattaaaggtgtgcgccacctctgcccagctaaTGGGCAGCATTCCTTAAAGTCTCATTAGGGAACTAAGAAAAGGGAATCTGGGgatagagagagggctcagtggttaagagagcactgactgctcttctagaggacctgggttcaattgctgcacccacatgacagctcacaagagtctgtaactccaggatctaacaccctcacataaaagtacatgcaggcaaaacactgcacttaaagtaaaaataaactctataaaaaaagaaaaggcagtctCAGTAACAGTCTCTATTGAGTCTAAATGTGGTCTGCAGTGTTTTTTCCCTTTCCTGAGAATGTCTAGataattaaagcaaaaaaaatctttgaaagtaGGGTTCAGCTTCTAATTTTATGCTGCCTACATAACAACAACTGTTTGGACTATTTTAAATTCTGACTAAATaccatattattatttattttatctagtttttcaagatattttcttgtgtagccctggctgtcctgaaactcactatgtagaccaggctagtcttgaactcggagatctacttgactctgcctcccaagtgctgtgattaagccagatgtgtgctaccatatCTGGCTAAATATCGAATTATTTatataagatttttttgtttacttttttccaGTGCTAAAGATAGAATCCAGGTCTATACATAGTGTTCTATTAGTGAGTTATggttcttaacacacacacacacattcattcattcattcattcattttggttttttgagaccaggtttctctgttcctttggagtctgtcctggaactagctctgtagaccaagctggccccaaactcacatagatccacct belongs to Microtus pennsylvanicus isolate mMicPen1 chromosome 13, mMicPen1.hap1, whole genome shotgun sequence and includes:
- the Kif1b gene encoding kinesin-like protein KIF1B isoform X15, with protein sequence MSGASVKVAVRVRPFNSRETSKESKCIIQMQGNSTSIINPKNPKEAPKSFSFDYSYWSHTSPEDPCFASQNRVYNDIGKEMLLHAFEGYNVCIFAYGQTGAGKSYTMMGKQEESQAGIIPQLCEELFEKINDNCNEEMSYSVEVSYMEIYCERVRDLLNPKNKGNLRVREHPLLGPYVEDLSKLAVTSYTDIADLMDAGNKARTVAATNMNETSSRSHAVFTIVFTQKKHDTETNLSTEKVSKISLVDLAGSERADSTGAKGTRLKEGANINKSLTTLGKVISALAEVSKKKKKTDFIPYRDSVLTWLLRENLGGNSRTAMVAALSPADINYDETLSTLRYADRAKQIKCNAVINEDPNAKLVRELKEEVTRLKDLLRAQGLGDIIDTSMGSLTSSPSSCSLSSQVGLTSVTSIQERIMSTPGGEEAIERLKESEKIIAELNETWEEKLRKTEAIRMEREALLAEMGVAIREDGGTLGVFSPKKTPHLVNLNEDPLMSECLLYYIKDGITRVGQADAERRQDIVLSGAHIKEEHCIFRSERNSTGEVIVTLEPCERSETYVNGKRVAQPVQLRSGNRIIMGKNHVFRFNHPEQARAEREKTPSAETPSEPVDWTFAQRELLEKQGIDMKQEMEKRLQEMEILYKKEKEEADLLLEQQRLDADSDSGDDSDKRSCEESWKLITSLREKLPPSKLQTIVKKCGLPSSGKKREPIKMYQIPQRRRLSKDSKWVTISDLKIQAVKEICYEVALNDFRHSRQEIEALAIVKMKELCAMYGKKDPNERDSWRAVARDVWDTVGVGDEKMEDVMATGKAGTDVDDLKVHIDKLEDILQEVKKQNNMKDEEIKVLRNKMLKMEKVLPLIGSQEQKSQGNQKTKEPLGAGANSISDNGVNKGESGDLGKEERVSQLMNGDPAFRRGRLRWMRQEQIRFKNLQQQEITKQLRRQNVPHRFIPPENRKPRFPFKSNPKHRNSWSPGTHIIITEDEVIELRIPKDEEGRKGNKEESQEKVGRAPSKDPQSTWGSQGTRSQDHIQVSKQHLNNQQPPPQLRWRSNSLNNGQPKNTRCQATASSESLNSHSGHPTADLQAFQAKRHIHQHRQSYCNYNTGGQAEGSTANCCQKQTDKPNHCSQFVTPPRMRRQFSAPNLKAGRETTV